A portion of the Bactrocera neohumeralis isolate Rockhampton chromosome 2, APGP_CSIRO_Bneo_wtdbg2-racon-allhic-juicebox.fasta_v2, whole genome shotgun sequence genome contains these proteins:
- the LOC126754480 gene encoding zinc transporter 7 — protein sequence MIPLTHKDRSNFSYRIKEKLNSWKRLIFSDRNSRNLFLFLLLNLSFAFVELFYGIWTNSLGLISDSFHMFFDCTGLLAGLAASVITKWKANDKFSYGYVRAEVLAGFVNSLFLLFIAFFILSEGVERLIEPPEVKHERLFVVSVLGLLVNLVGIYAFQHGHGHSHGGGGGHGHSHGGGGHGHSHVINNHIDLNNHNQQTITMDVGHGHSHDGGHGHSHAITDDISGSNSQIMRGVFLHILADTLGSVGVIVSAVLMQMFGWMIADPICSIFIALLIAMSVLGLIKESILILMQRQPSALDRALPQCYQKVTGLAGVYAVQDPHFWTLCSDVYVGAIKLEVSKNVDPKYVVTHARMIFESIGVKQIYIQLDYV from the exons ATGATACCGTTAACGCACAAGGATCGTAGCAATTTTAGCTATCGGATTAAGGAGAAGTTAAACAGTTGGAAGCGTCTTATATTTTCGGATCGCAATTCGAGAAATCTTTTTCTATTTCTGTTACTTAATTTAAGTTTTGCGTTCGTGGAACTATTTTATGGCATATGGACGAATAGTTTAG GACTTATATCGGACTCATTCCATATGTTTTTTGACTGTACCGGTCTATTGGCTGGATTAGCTGCTTCAGTGATTACTAAGTGGAAAGCAAATGATAAGTTCTCTTATGGTTATGTGCGCGCTGAAGTTTTAGCAGGCTTTGTTAACAGTCTATTTTTACTGTTCATCGCTTTCTTCATTTTATCTGAGGGTGTTGAACGGTTGATTGAACCCCCAGAGGTAAAACACGAACGACTGTTTGTAGTATCAGTGCTAGGACTGCTAGTGAATCTCGTTGGTATATATGCGTTTCAACACGGTCATGGTCATTCCCATGGAGGGGGCGGTGGACATGGTCACTCTCATGGCGGTGGTGGTCATGGGCATTCTCATGTTATAAACAATCATATTGATTTAAATAATCACAATCAACAGACGATCACTATGGATGTCG gGCATGGTCATAGTCATGACGGAGGACACGGACATTCGCACGCTATCACCGATGACATCTCTGGGAGCAATTCACAAATTATGCGTGGTGTTTTTCTGCATATTTTAGCTGATACCCTGGGCTCTGTGGGTGTTATCGTTTCTGCGGTGCTAATGCAAATGTTCGGTTGGATGATTGCTGACCCCATATGCTCTATATTCATAGCATTACTTATCGCTATGAGTGTGTTGGGTCTTATAAAAGAATCCATACTAATTTTAATGCAACGACAACCATCCGCTCTGGATCGTGCGCTGCCGCAGTGCTATCAAAAGGTAACTGGGTTGGCAGGAGTTTACGCTGTGCAAGATCCTCACTTCTGGACATTATGTTCAGACGTGTATGTGGGTGCAATTAAATTAGAGGTTTCCAAAAACGTAGATCCCAAATATGTAGTGACGCACGCGCGCATGATATTTGAGTCCATTGGTGTTAAACAgatatatatacagttagatTACGTATGA
- the LOC126763149 gene encoding 40S ribosomal protein S25 produces the protein MPPKKDAKSSAKQPQKTQKKKEGSGGGKAKKKKWSKGKVRDKLNNQILFDKATYEKLYKEVPQYKLITPSVVSERLKIRGSLAKRALVELRDKGLIKQVVQHHSQVIYTRATKGDDA, from the exons ATG CCACCAAAGAAGGACGCGAAATCGTCGGCTAAACAGCCTCAAAAGACACAAAAAAAGAAGGAAGGAAGTGGTGGCGGTAAGGCCAAGAAGAAGAAGTGGTCCAAAGGCAAAGTCAGGGATAAGTTGAATAACCAAATTCTCTTCGACAAAGCCACCTATGAAAAACTATACAAAGAAGTGCCACAATACAAACTTATCACTCCTTCAGTGGTATCTGAACGTTTGAAAATTCGTGGTTCACTTGCCAAAAGAGCGCTGGTGGAATTGCGTGACAAAG GTCTGATTAAACAGGTCGTGCAGCACCATTCCCAAGTGATCTATACACGTGCAACCAAGGGTGATGATGCGTAA
- the LOC126754487 gene encoding translationally-controlled tumor protein homolog, with amino-acid sequence MKIYKDIITGDEMFADTYKMKLVDEVIYEVYGKLVSRAQGEINIEGFNPSAEEADEGTDSAVETGVDVVLNHRLQECFAFGDKKSFTLYLKDYMKKVLAKLEQNSPDQVNVFKTNMNNVMKEILGRFKELQFFTGESMDCDGMVAMCEYRELDGVSTPVLMFFKHGLEEEKC; translated from the coding sequence atgaaaatctaCAAGGATATCATCACCGGCGACGAAATGTTTGCTGATACCTATAAAATGAAGCTGGTTGATGAGGTTATTTACGAAGTTTACGGTAAATTGGTTAGCCGTGCCCAGGGCGAAATTAATATCGAAGGCTTCAACCCATCGGCTGAGGAAGCCGATGAGGGCACCGATTCCGCTGTCGAAACCGGCGTCGACGTTGTCTTGAATCACCGTTTACAGGAGTGTTTTGCATTCGGAGACAAAAAGTCGTTTACACTCTACCTCAAGGACTACATGAAGAAGGTTTTGGCCAAATTGGAGCAAAACTCGCCAGACCAGGTTAATGTTTTCAAAACCAACATGAATAACGTAATGAAGGAAATTCTTGGCCGATTCAAAGAATTGCAGTTCTTCACTGGCGAATCCATGGACTGCGATGGTATGGTGGCCATGTGTGAATACCGTGAACTCGACGGTGTGAGTACACCCGTTCTCATGTTCTTCAAGCATGGACTCGAAGAGGAGAAGTGCTAA
- the LOC126762671 gene encoding succinate dehydrogenase cytochrome b560 subunit, mitochondrial, with protein sequence MYAITRSLIRSPALRQGIQRMQVAAPARQVTLKVVPAAEAIQTETFDEKNIRLGRELSPHLTIYKPQLTSMLSITHRGTGFALTGYAWALGLGALMSSHDISHYVTIIEGLHLGSATLVALKFALAFPLAFHSCCGVRHLLWDTGRFLKITEVYLTGYVTLGISFVLSAILACL encoded by the exons AT GTATGCCATAACACGTTCACTTATTCGATCACCTGCTTTACGTCAGGGTATTCAACGGATGCAAGTCGCTGCACCGGCTCGCCAAGTGACTTTAAAAGTTGTACCAGCAGCAGAGGCAATTCAGACAGAAACGTTTGATGAGAAAAATATACGTCTTGGACGTGAATTGTCTCCACATTTGACTATCTATAAGCCACAGCTAACATCGATGTTATCAATTACTCATCGAGGCACAGGTTTTGCATTGACTGGATACGCCTGGGCTTTAGGTTTAGGAGCCTTGATGTCTTCGCATGACATTTCACACTACGTTACCATTATTGAAGGCTTGCACTTGGGTTCTGCAACATTGGTTGCGCTTAAGTTCGCTTTAGCATTTCCACTAGCGTTTCATTCTTGCTGTGGTGTCCGCCATTTGTTGTGGGACACTGGTCGTTTTCTGAAAATTACTGAAGTCTATTTAACTGGTTACGTAACACTTGGCATTAGCTTCGTGCTGTCAG